In Chloroflexota bacterium, one genomic interval encodes:
- a CDS encoding sigma-70 family RNA polymerase sigma factor has protein sequence MDEPALIQHAQRGDLDSFNRLVLEYQSVVYNLAYRIMGDGDSASDATQDAFISAYKNIRAYRGGSFKGWLMRIVTNACYDELRRRKRRPAASLEALTVVETGPDADGEAQLVSETESPEAHAERAELASALQGCLDALPDDQRLVIVMCDVQEMDYAEIASAMSIALGTVKSRIARARAKLRDCVQSQRELLPSAFRLEREQT, from the coding sequence ATGGACGAACCCGCCCTCATCCAACACGCCCAGCGCGGCGACCTCGATTCGTTCAACCGCCTCGTGTTGGAATACCAGTCTGTCGTCTACAACCTGGCCTACCGCATCATGGGCGACGGCGACTCGGCCTCGGACGCGACTCAGGACGCCTTCATCTCGGCCTACAAAAACATTCGCGCTTATCGCGGCGGCTCGTTCAAAGGCTGGCTGATGCGCATCGTCACCAACGCCTGCTACGACGAATTGCGCCGCCGCAAGCGCCGCCCCGCCGCCTCGCTCGAAGCCCTGACCGTCGTCGAAACCGGCCCCGACGCCGACGGCGAGGCCCAGCTGGTGAGCGAAACCGAGTCGCCTGAGGCTCACGCCGAGCGCGCCGAACTGGCAAGCGCTCTTCAGGGCTGTCTCGATGCGTTGCCCGATGACCAGCGCCTGGTCATCGTCATGTGCGACGTGCAGGAGATGGACTACGCCGAGATCGCCAGCGCCATGAGCATCGCCTTAGGCACGGTGAAGAGTCGCATCGCCCGCGCCCGGGCCAAACTGCGCGACTGTGTTCAGAGTCAGCGGGAACTTT